Proteins found in one Plasmodium gaboni strain SY75 chromosome 13, whole genome shotgun sequence genomic segment:
- a CDS encoding hypothetical protein (conserved Plasmodium protein, unknown function) — translation MNEDINCYIKELNFVGLENYLFENIKDINKICSCICSHNVTVIIKILEICGKKIKNENVLDQLHNEITSEEHFDIISLHIRNYVHLLYKIIYHFDKIENIENNKKLCEHFVTFSIYLIIYFEQNEFIEQLVLRLIHKFEEKRKNGYNKYIIFQLEKNFYDLYCFIHLPHFIFINSFLLCSFASISHNTNHITNNDFDDIITNLKKLNFIFQKIQTNVYNENTKIHLNDHVNILSQKINKENNNYHLKYLNKTKIICDTISNDNIKIIYNHKDIFSLSYKYINLCFDTNIYSLDEKDYEQNYNVNNINVNNFLLLLKILSPSFFIWTAIHTKFICDEKNNYNKNDMINQISNKTQMIKQNYTYKHMYIINNRDNINYLKDTSDCFFFFFWYLLSLNQTSIKLNDSINTLMVNIINNFFHFFIQRSHHLVHSQKDTQNLLYYPFINKNFETYLCKENQKETINNLQNKEKQNFIDTSTYYNTFCELTSELLFRNKNKILLNLKNLIIWAYISPDDTEEMNFFNMANIFVFNNNTCDILKRHENVYRYIHQYIHQYIYQYTHKFLSNHKDIFLFYNYTLFKKTYECKTLSFKYMDNFSNYISSFILNIIFNLTKYYLSSSFFCGQLNINNSNLKKKNSEQAIILAKKNKNQEIQEQKMKQNKIYSNNDINHNNTIDNNLLPNGEYKNIEKNHLSNLLQKESTLNELSNNILNSYFHFKNYTYDERIEYLFNELLFISFKFINYPLKHVQHCCIDTIMEIITKMNIYNHIQYINKKSDTFITFLYDESFNKNHIIKCYMHIKCKLTNHININLLKSIEHLIQICNLKLSNKTLCSIISKHILISFNYHPSLLPIILYKYIKIIIYLMETNNINIILDSLKCLHILYIINPQEIKIFNHDIIYRLHLLFNIFNQNDKNVENHISFNSIKQFEYSKDNNCVSSNNITSYLKKFYFNNIQIEKRREEMLLHIKLILYSIYLITPPDEYLSSLKIFEYYPKEYEIYSKNFEIFSRF, via the coding sequence atgaatgaagatattaattgttatataaaGGAGTTAAATTTTGTTGGGTTAGAAAATTATctttttgaaaatataaaagatataaataaaatatgttcGTGTATATGTTCGCATAATGTTACTGTTATCATAAAGATATTAGAAATATGTGgaaagaaaattaaaaatgaaaatgtaTTAGATCAATTACATAACGAAATTACAAGTGAAGAACattttgatattatttcattacATATTAGAAATTATGttcatcttttatataaaataatatatcattttgataaaattgaaaatatagaaaaCAATAAAAAGTTGTGTGAACATTTTGTGAcattttcaatatatttaattatttattttgaacAAAATGAATTTATAGAACAATTAGTCTTAAGATTAATTCATAAAtttgaagaaaaaagaaaaaatggttataacaaatatattatatttcaacttgaaaaaaatttctatgatttatattgttttattcatttacctcattttattttcataaattcatttttattatgttcaTTTGCTTCAATAAGTCATAATACAAATCATATAACAAACAATGATTTTGatgatattataacaaACTTGAAGAAACTTAATTTTATCTTTCAAAAAATACAAACAAATGTATATAATGAAAACACAAAAATTCATTTAAATGATCatgttaatatattgtcgcaaaaaataaataaggAGAACAATAATTACCATCTCAAATATTtaaacaaaacaaaaattatatgtgATACTATTTCgaatgataatataaaaattatatataaccataaagatattttttctctttcttataaatatataaatttatgCTTTGATACAAACATATATTCACTGGATGAAAAAGATTATGAACAAAACTataatgttaataatattaatgtaaataatttCCTCTTACTTCTTAAGATTCTATCACcatctttttttatatggACTGCAATTCATacaaaatttatatgtgatgaaaaaaataattataacaaaaatgatatgataaatcaaatatctaataaaacacaaatgataaaacaaaattatacTTATAAACATATGTATATCATAAACAATAGAGacaatattaattatttgAAAGACACTAGTGActgtttctttttttttttttggtatCTCCTTTCTTTAAATCAAACAAGcataaaattaaatgattCTATTAACACACTTATGgtaaatattataaataatttttttcactTTTTTATTCAAAGGTCTCATCACCTTGTTCATTCTCAAAAGGACACacaaaatttattatattatcctttcataaataaaaattttgaaaCATATTTATGTAAAGAGAATCAAAAGGAAACAATAAATAATCtacaaaataaagaaaaacaaaattttaTAGATACATcaacatattataatacCTTTTGTGAATTAACCTCAGAACTCTTAtttagaaataaaaataaaatattattaaatttaaaaaatttaattatatggGCATATATTTCTCCAGATGATACAGAAGaaatgaatttttttaacatggcaaatatatttgtatttaaCAATAATACATGTGATATTCTAAAAAGACATGAAAATGTATATCGATATATACATCAATATATAcatcaatatatatatcaatatacacataaatTCTTATCAAATCATAAAgatattttccttttttataattacactctttttaaaaaaacatatgAATGTAAAACTTTAagttttaaatatatggaTAACTTCTCTAATTATATATCCTCTTTTATTCTcaacattatttttaacCTCACCAAATATTATCTCTCATCTAGCTTTTTTTGTGGTCAGctaaatataaacaattccaatttaaaaaaaaaaaattctgAACAAGCAATAATACTAGCcaaaaaaaacaaaaatcAAGAAATACAAGAACAAAAAATgaaacaaaataaaatatatagcaacaatgatattaatcataataatacaattgataataatttattacCAAACGGAgaatacaaaaatatagaaaaaaatcATTTATCAAATTTATTACAAAAAGAAAGTACATTAAATGAACttagtaataatatattaaattcatattttcattttaaaaattataccTATGATGAAAGAAtagaatatttatttaatgaaCTACTTTTcatatcttttaaatttattaattatcCATTAAAACATGTGCAACATTGTTGTATAGATACAATTATggaaataataacaaagatgaatatttataatcatattcaatatattaataaaaaatctgatacatttattacatttttatatgatgaatcatttaataaaaatcaCATAATTAAATGTTATATGCACATCAAGTGTAAATTGAcaaatcatataaatattaatttacTAAAATCCATAGAACATCTAATACAAATATgtaatttaaaattaagTAATAAAACTTTATGTTCAATTATTTCtaaacatattttaatatcatttaattATCATCCTTCATTACTACctattattttatataagtatattaaaattattatctattTAATGGAAACAaacaatattaatataattttagattcattaaaatgtttacatattttatatataattaatcctcaagaaataaaaatattcaacCATGATATCATATATAGATTACATTTACTATTCAACATATTTAATCAAAACGACAAAAATGTCGAAAATcatatatcatttaattcTATAAAACAATTTGAATATTCCAAGGACAATAATTGCGTATCATCTAACAATATAACatcatatttaaaaaagttCTATTTCAATAATATCCAAATAGAAAAGAGAAGAGAAGAAATGCTCTTACATATAAAacttatattatattccATATATCTTATTACACCTCCAGatgaatatttatcatcacttaaaatatttgaatattatCCGAAGGAATATGAAATCTATTCAAAAAATTTCGAAATTTTTTCTAGgttttaa
- a CDS encoding hypothetical protein (conserved Plasmodium protein, unknown function), with translation MKIQYMIIIYFIILICDNYLNVNAIRKKSLRSHINKVHNHHENIQGNTLSNFEIVKEKNNVSNIELNSSKFFDILASTSLMRNSGGAMSQGPVYRVVQNIHDNNENIGASLVFVIFLLLVVFILFFIFYFIFKNHVKHVKYMNS, from the exons atgaaaatacaatacatgataataatatattttatcatattgATCTGCGACAATTACTTAAATGTAAATGCTATACGAAAAAAGAGTTTAAGGAGCCATATTAATAAAG TGCACAATCACCATGAAAACATACAAGGGAATACTTTATCCAACTTTGAAATTGtgaaggaaaaaaataatgtatcAAATATAGAATTAAACTCCTCTaaattttttgatattttaGCGTCTACGAGCTTAATGAGAAATTCTGGTGGTGCAATGTCACAAGGTCCCGTTTACAGAGTAGTTCAGAATATtcatgataataatgaaaatattgGAGCAAGTTTAGTTTTTgtcatatttttattattagtcgtatttatcttattttttattttttatttcattttcaaAAATCATGTAAAACACGTGAAATATATGAACAGTTaa
- a CDS encoding putative zinc finger protein, which yields MNDPIKRDLTNLFLEKREIAKEEIDPRKNWLKRILLNNNTNDLRMFLKASELKTKEGDYCMTCKSNVKLLLYLNTKKNYCHLCEEIFCGYCVKSIDFMKDEKEKYIKIRLCRNCFIYINELKYINNPNLSVDRKAIDLQNSFNDISNCYTNLCSNVPQLNGLILLCENNKEFLDSFKSEIKQLEEKIQHDVDFLNIMKKKNNFLSDNTLILNKMGKNLLLYLKIIRNKIIPSSIEVLNKTKELLYNKKENT from the coding sequence atgaaTGATCCTATTAAAAGAGATTTGACAAATCTTTTTTTAGAAAAACGAGAAATTGCAAAAGAAGAAATAGACCCTCGAAAAAATTGGTTAAAGAGAATATTGTTGAATAATAACACGAACGATTTAAGGATGTTTTTAAAGGCTAGCGaattaaaaacaaaagaaGGTGATTATTGTATGACATGTAAAAGTAATGtgaaattattattatatttgaatacaaaaaagaattattgTCATTTATGTGAAGAAATTTTTTGTGGTTATTGTGTAAAAAGTATAGATTTTATGAAAGACGAAAAagagaaatatataaaaataagattATGTAGAAActgttttatatatataaatgaattaaaatatataaataatcCAAATTTATCTGTAGATAGAAAAGCTATAGATTTACAAAACTCATTTAATGATATATCAAATTGTTACACAAACTTATGTAGTAATGTACCTCAATTAAATGgattaatattattatgtgaaaataataaagaatttttAGATAGCTTTAAAAGTGAAATTAAACAGTTGGAAGAAAAAATTCAACATGATGTTGactttttaaatattatgaaaaaaaaaaataattttttatcaGACAATACATTAATACTTAATAAAATGGGgaaaaatttattattatatttgaaaattataagaaataaaattattccATCATCTATTGAGGTTCTAAATAAAACAAAGGAATTActatataacaaaaaagaaaatacataa